Proteins encoded by one window of Vicia villosa cultivar HV-30 ecotype Madison, WI unplaced genomic scaffold, Vvil1.0 ctg.001084F_1_1, whole genome shotgun sequence:
- the LOC131633188 gene encoding uncharacterized protein LOC131633188, translating into MLLSEYDIQYRAQKAIKGSVLADHLASQPINDDQSLQDDFPDEEIMYLKSKYYEEPLHGEGPDPESRWGLIFDGAVNAYGRGIGAVIVMPRGSHVPFTTRLMFDYTNNTAEDYARKLLTFFNKVEFHHIPREENQMANALATLASMYQVKSPNEAPQITITRLDKPAHVFAAEVVTDDKPWFYDIKIFLQKEEYPPGASIKDRRTLRRLSGSFFLTGDVLYKMNFDMVLLRCVDRHEANQLIYVIKCHKSQIYAGKIHVPPTLLNVISSPWPFSLWGIDMIEMIEPKASNGHRIILVTIDYFTKWVEVASYATVTRQVMMKELCGEFKIEHHNSSPYRPKMNGAVEAANNNIKNIVQKMVVTYKD; encoded by the exons ATGCTGTTATCAGAGTACGACATCCAATATCGTGCCCAAaaagccatcaaaggaagtgttttaGCCGATCATTTAGCCTCCCAACCTATTAATGATGATCAATCTTTACAAGACGATTTCCCAGATGAAGAAATCATGTATTTGAAATCAAAATATTACGAAGAACCTTTACATGGAGAAGGACCTGATCCTGAGTCCCGAtggggtttgatttttgatggagctgTTAATGCCTATGGTAGAGGAATTGGGGCCGTCATTGTTATGCCACGAGGTTCTCATGTACCGTTCACTACAAGACTGATGTTCGACTACACCAACAATACGGCAGa agattacgCCCGAAAATTGTTAaccttcttcaacaaagttgaattccatcaTATACCTCGTGAGGAAAATCAAATGGCAAATGCATTGGCAACTCTAGCTTCCATGTATCAAGTAAAGTCTCCAAATGAAGCTCCTCAGATTACAATCACGCGCTTGGATAAGCCGGCTCATGTATTCGCTGCTGAAGTTGTCACTGATGACAAGCCGTGGTTTTATGACATCAAAATCTTCTTACAAAAAGAAGAGTACCCACCAGGGGCATCTATCAAAGACAGAAGAACTTTGAGAAGATTGTCTGGTAGTTTCTTCTTGACTGGGGATGTGCTCTACAAAATGAATTTTGATATGgtattgctcagatgcgtggatagacacgaagcaaacCAATTAAT aTATGTGATAAAGTGCCACAAATCCCAGATCTATGCTGGTAAGATCCATGTGCCTCCGACGCTTCTCAATGTTatctcctctccatggcctttctctttGTGGGGAATAGATATGATTGAAATGATTGAACCTAAGGCTTCAAATGGACACCGTATCATCCTGGTCAccattgactacttcaccaaatgggtcgaagttgCCTCTTACGCCACTGTTACTAGACAAGTG atgatgaaagagttATGTGGTgagttcaagattgagcatcacaattcCTCTCCCTACCGTCCTAAGATGAATGGAGCGGTAGAAGCGGCTaacaataatattaagaatattgttcagaaGATGGTTGTGACTTACAAGGATTGA